A window of the Emys orbicularis isolate rEmyOrb1 chromosome 1, rEmyOrb1.hap1, whole genome shotgun sequence genome harbors these coding sequences:
- the LOC135874532 gene encoding C->U-editing enzyme APOBEC-1-like: protein MTSSTETVGHPSRSASHRWKIQPKEFRAIFDPSAFPKLTYLLYEIKWGSSMKFWRKWCPNTPTQHAEINCLENDFKAIHHRPSVRCSIIWFLSWSPCGLCCRLIIHFLRAHPKVSLQIYIGRLFRHRDERNRQGLRDLVSSGVNVYIMSLPAYDYCWRTFVDHRVREDDIYWPCYFTPWMIFYMLEFQCILQGLPPCLQIWLKNYTGSPVFQIVLQEAHRKILWQSLHTANSHQQRLIFRPRPSAEHWYPSMYFPGSPVSHKQ from the exons ATGACTTCTTCCACAGAGACCG TAGGTCATCCATCCAGAAGTGCTAGCCACAG GTGGAAGATACAGCCAAAGGAATTTAGGGCGATCTTTGATCCCAGCGCATTTCCCAAGCTGACCTACCTACTCTATGAAATTAAGTGGGGCAGCAGCATGAAGTTCTGGAGGAAGTGGTGCCCGAACACCCCCACTCAGCATGCCGAAATCAACTGCCTGGAAAATGACTTCAAGGCGATACACCACAGGCCTTCAGTGCGCTGCTCCATCATCTGGTTCCTGTCCTGGAGCCCCTGTGGGCTGTGTTGCAGACTGATCATTCACTTCCTACGGGCCCATCCCAAAGTGTCCCTGCAAATCTACATAGGGCGGCTCTTCAGGCACAGAGATGAACGGAACCGGCAAGGCCTCAGGGACCTGGTGAGCAGTGGAGTGAACGTTTACATCATGAGCCTGCCAG CTTACGACTACTGTTGGAGAACATTTGTCGACCACCGAGTCAGAGAAGATGATATTTACTGGCCCTGCTACTTCACTCCATGGATGATATTCTATATGCTTGAATTCCAGTGTATCCTGCAG GGTCTACCTCCTTGTTTACAGATTTGGCTGAAGAATTACACTGGCTCACCTGTTTTCCAAATCGTTTTACAAGAAGCTCATAGAAAAATACTCTGGCAAAGTCTCCACACAGCAAACAGTCACCAGCAGCGACTGATTTTCAGGCCTAGGCCATCAGCTGAGCACTGGTACCCATCAATGTATTTTCCTGGATCACCAGTCAGTCACAAGCAGTGA